Below is a genomic region from Caulobacter rhizosphaerae.
CCGACCTTGAACGTGGTCGAGACGCCGCCGGCCGGGGCCTGCAGCAGGTTGCCGACGAACACCACCTCGGCGTTGGCGGTGTTCGAGGTCGACTTGGCGGTGTCGGGCGAGACCCGGGCCAGCAGGTTGGAGGGGATGTTGCCGAACGGGTTGACCGCCGGGTCGCCGGCGGCGACGGCGGCGATGAACGCCGCCGCGTCCAGGCCCCGGCCGGTGGTGGTGTCGCTGGTCGAATAGACGTAGCCGCCGGTGGCGCTCCAGCGCCAGTCCTTGATCCGGCCGTTGGCTGCGGCCGACACCGTCGCCTTCTGGGTGTCGACCTTGCGGGTCATCGAGACGTAGTCGTCGGCGTAGCGATAGAGCTCGACGTTCTGGCTGAACGGCGAGAACGGGCTGCCGGCCGGCACGACCACGTGGACGTCGGGATCGTCGGGGTCCTTCGGCAGGCCGCGGAGGCCGGGCAGGCCCAGATAGCTGAGTGTGCTGCTGTCGTCGAAGCCGCCGCTGATCGTGACCATGGAGGACTTGCCCAGCGGGCGGGTGACCGCGCCGGTCAGGCTGGCGGTGGTGCTCCGGGGCGCCAGGCTGCGCCAAGCGGTCAGGTCGTCGCTGGCGGCGGTCCCGGCGCCGGTCGCGAAATCGGCCAGGGTGGGCCGGCCGCCGAGGGCCGAGGTCGGCACGGGCGCGACGGTGACCGGCGCGCCGACCAGGGCGGTCAGGTTCGGGTCGATCGGCGTCACGCTCCGGGTGGGCTTGCCGGTCAACGGGTCGAGCTGGGGCATGCCCGTGACGTTGCCGGTCAGGTCGTAGGGCTGGCCCGACGGCGTGCGCACGATGTTCCGGTCGTCCTCGAACAGGGCGGTGTCGTGCGTGACCTTGCCGTTGAACAGCCAGCGATTGTCGCCCTGGACCCGGAAGAAGGTGCTCTGCAGGTCGGTCGAGGTGCGGTCGCCGGCGGTTGGGACCTTGACCCCGGCCTCGGTGGTCAGGGCGCGGAAGCGGCGGCGCAGGACGATGTTCACCACCCGCTGGTCGGCGCGGTAGCCATAGGTCAGCGACACTTCCTCGGGCAGGATCTCGAAGCGCTCGATGGCTTCGGGCGGGATGTCGCGGATCTCCTGGAAGCCCGAGATGCGGCGGCCGTTGACCAGCATCACCGGCTGGCCGTCGCCGCGGCTCTGGCTGGTGCGCAGCTGTGGCTCCAGGAAGGCCATCAGCTCCGAAATGCTGCCGGCTCCGTAGGCGCGAATCTGGGCCGGGTTCAGGGTCAGTTCGGGCTTGATGTCGCCCTCGACCGAGCCGCGCGGCTTGCCGGCCACCACCTCGACCGCGTCGACCTCGGCGGCGTACGGGTCCGCGTCGGCCCGCGCGGCCTGTTGCGGCGTCTGCCGTACCTGGGTTGCAGGTTCCTGCTGCGCGGGCGCGGCTTCGGGCGCGCCGTCAAGGGCGGCGGCCATGCCAAGAATCAGGAGAGAGAGCGTCATAAACCCCGTCGGCCGTAAAAAGTTGGTCGGCGTGTAGGTACGCAGACATCGTCGAGCTTGGCCTTAGGCAACGCAAGGCCACATCACAAGTTACCGATGCTTAAGGTCGATTTGATGCAGGACTGTTACACAAGATGTCGCGCCTGATGCACGGCGAAGCCTGCGCCCCGCAAGTCCCACGCCTTGGGATTTGAGACTAGTCAGGTGGCGATTCTATGGCGTGTGGCCGCTATTCCAGCCGCGCTCTCCTGTCCGAACGCCTCGGACCGATGCGAAAACGCCACAGGCGTCCGGCGCGGCGCTCAGTCGGCGGACCATTCGGTGGTGATCGCCGCCACGTCCGGCCGCACCCGCTCCTGCGGGGCCTCGGTCGAGGTCCCCAGATAGAGGAAGCCGGCCACCCGTTCCTCGTCAGCCAGGCCGAGAATGGCCTGGGCGCGCGGGTCATAGGCGTACCAGTCGGTGATCCAGTTGGCGCCCCAGCCCATGGCGGCGGCGGCCAGCAGCATCTGCTGGCAGACGGCCGAAGCGCTCTGGCGCTGCTCCCATTCGGGGATCTCGCCGGGGATGTGGCGGGAAATGACCGCGACGGCGACCGGCGGGCGGGTCAGCTTGCGCAGGGCGGCGTTGGCCTTGGCGGGATTGGCCTGGCTGTCGGCGAGGGCGGTGATCTTCTCGGCGAAGGCGTCCTTGGCCGAGCCGCGCAGGATCACGAACCGCCAGGGGGCCAGCTTGCCGTGGTCCGGCACCCGGGCGGCCAGGCGCAGCAGGTCGGCCAGCTGGGCGTCGTCCGGTCCCGGCGCCGTCAGGCTCATGGCCGAGGCCGACCGCCGCCGGGCCAGGAAGTCCAGCACGGCCGGCGACGGCGCGATCGGCAGCACTTCGCCGAATTCTGGGGCAGGGGGAACAGAACCGGCCAAGACGACCTCCGGGAAGCACGATAAGCAGCACACCTATGGCC
It encodes:
- a CDS encoding TonB-dependent receptor, with the protein product MAAALDGAPEAAPAQQEPATQVRQTPQQAARADADPYAAEVDAVEVVAGKPRGSVEGDIKPELTLNPAQIRAYGAGSISELMAFLEPQLRTSQSRGDGQPVMLVNGRRISGFQEIRDIPPEAIERFEILPEEVSLTYGYRADQRVVNIVLRRRFRALTTEAGVKVPTAGDRTSTDLQSTFFRVQGDNRWLFNGKVTHDTALFEDDRNIVRTPSGQPYDLTGNVTGMPQLDPLTGKPTRSVTPIDPNLTALVGAPVTVAPVPTSALGGRPTLADFATGAGTAASDDLTAWRSLAPRSTTASLTGAVTRPLGKSSMVTISGGFDDSSTLSYLGLPGLRGLPKDPDDPDVHVVVPAGSPFSPFSQNVELYRYADDYVSMTRKVDTQKATVSAAANGRIKDWRWSATGGYVYSTSDTTTGRGLDAAAFIAAVAAGDPAVNPFGNIPSNLLARVSPDTAKSTSNTANAEVVFVGNLLQAPAGGVSTTFKVGADTQTLDSRSVRRGTAVDRDISRTSGNLQGSLNVPIADRDKGVLPALGDLSINFNGQYEQLSDFGGLTTLGAGANWSPINPLSFLVSYTSEDGAPTPSQLNDPILSTPNVSIYDFRTGQSVLATRVEGGNPNLVSDSRQVMKLSVNIRPLPKDAKTNLQISANYTATRIDDSINSFPAITADIEQAFPDRIVRDANGRLISVDSRPVNYAKSEQEQIRWGFNLSRPFGKPRAGLPGFGGGPPPGGPGRGPDGGRGPDGGPGAGGGGGGGGFRGGGGFRGGPRPGQGQFQVSLYHTWKLKDEVTIRDGLPVIDRLDGGSGAGPEHEVQLQVGVFKSGMGAFLNGSWRSGYRLNGATTQQDLFFSDQSTFSLNLFADLSSRPDLLRAHPWLRGSRVQLQAQNLFDTRQDVHDRLGLTPQAYQPDFRDPIGRTVRISFRKLIGPSRPVQPPGQRPPAVPTPPPAQQPAPSPR
- a CDS encoding nitroreductase family protein; amino-acid sequence: MAGSVPPAPEFGEVLPIAPSPAVLDFLARRRSASAMSLTAPGPDDAQLADLLRLAARVPDHGKLAPWRFVILRGSAKDAFAEKITALADSQANPAKANAALRKLTRPPVAVAVISRHIPGEIPEWEQRQSASAVCQQMLLAAAAMGWGANWITDWYAYDPRAQAILGLADEERVAGFLYLGTSTEAPQERVRPDVAAITTEWSAD